One genomic region from Pyrobaculum islandicum DSM 4184 encodes:
- a CDS encoding SDR family oxidoreductase gives MLLKGKVSIVTAASRGIGRGVASVLAREGSDLVIAARDSEKLKNVANELSSKYGVTVIPVSADLTNRGDVKRVVEETIKNFGKVDVLVYNTGPPKPGTFLELTEEDWDYGVKLLLMSAVWITRDVLPHMIERRQGRLIYITSSTLKQPIPTLTLSNVIRISLAGLVKTLAYQLGRYNILVNGIMQGYVDTDRVREVAAARAQREGRTVDEVLEEMGREIPLGRLAKPEEIGELVAFLASEKASYITGSLILIDGGRTLCI, from the coding sequence ATGCTACTAAAAGGAAAGGTCTCTATAGTCACCGCTGCGAGTAGAGGGATAGGGCGTGGCGTTGCGTCTGTACTCGCGAGAGAGGGTTCTGACTTAGTTATCGCCGCCCGCGACTCAGAGAAATTAAAAAATGTAGCCAACGAGTTGTCGTCTAAATATGGAGTTACTGTGATTCCCGTTTCTGCAGATTTGACAAATAGAGGAGATGTAAAACGAGTAGTAGAGGAGACCATCAAGAACTTTGGGAAAGTAGACGTATTAGTCTACAACACAGGACCGCCTAAGCCGGGGACTTTTCTTGAACTCACAGAGGAGGACTGGGACTATGGTGTAAAACTACTATTGATGAGCGCTGTGTGGATAACAAGAGATGTCCTCCCCCATATGATTGAGAGAAGACAAGGCAGATTAATATATATCACATCTAGCACGCTAAAACAGCCGATTCCAACGCTCACACTCTCTAATGTAATTAGAATCTCTCTAGCAGGTTTGGTAAAAACACTAGCATATCAGCTAGGCAGATACAATATCCTCGTCAACGGCATTATGCAGGGATATGTAGACACAGACCGCGTGAGAGAGGTAGCCGCCGCGAGAGCCCAAAGAGAGGGGCGTACCGTCGATGAAGTATTAGAAGAAATGGGAAGAGAGATCCCGCTGGGCAGATTAGCTAAGCCGGAAGAGATAGGAGAGCTCGTGGCCTTCCTAGCCTCCGAAAAAGCTAGCTATATCACAGGCTCTTTAATTTTAATAGACGGGGGACGTACGTTATGTATATAG
- the glyA gene encoding serine hydroxymethyltransferase — translation MLPQEVENILDVVIRHNTWRRKETINLIASENVMSPLAELVYINDLAGRYAEGIVGSRYYQGVRYVDILEDALSKKFANVLGARFVDVRPISGTIANLAAYFALVPEGGTVASLPIKYGGHISHNTVGGLKALRLKAVELPWDLENFNIDVDAARKLIEEKRPNLIILGASLYLFPHPVKEIAEVAKTVGAYVLHDSAHVFGLIVGGAFPNPLREGAHLTTASTHKTFPGPQGGVIATVLDEEKNSQIQRAVFPTFTSNYHLHRYAATYVTLVEMEVFGREYATRIVENARALAEALAAEGVPPVAERQGYTKTHQVAVDVSKFGGGDKVAALLEEANIIVNKNALPWDKSVLKPSGIRIGVQEMTRFGMGKDEMREIARFIARVLRGEDVNNIKRDVVEFRKSYLEIKYGFKISRDIVDKIFHSLNLYT, via the coding sequence ATGCTACCGCAGGAAGTGGAAAATATCTTAGATGTCGTAATTAGGCATAATACATGGAGACGTAAGGAGACGATAAATCTAATAGCTAGTGAAAATGTGATGTCGCCACTTGCGGAACTGGTATATATAAACGATCTGGCGGGTAGATACGCAGAGGGCATAGTTGGGAGTAGGTACTACCAGGGTGTAAGATATGTAGACATATTGGAAGACGCGCTTTCGAAAAAATTTGCAAATGTCTTAGGCGCGAGGTTTGTAGATGTGAGACCTATTTCAGGCACGATAGCTAACTTAGCGGCCTACTTTGCCTTAGTCCCCGAGGGCGGTACAGTGGCTTCGTTGCCTATAAAATACGGCGGCCATATAAGCCATAACACTGTAGGCGGGCTTAAGGCACTTAGACTTAAAGCGGTTGAACTACCTTGGGATTTGGAAAACTTTAACATAGACGTAGATGCGGCACGTAAGTTAATAGAGGAGAAACGGCCTAACTTAATAATACTAGGCGCCTCTCTATATCTATTTCCCCACCCGGTTAAAGAAATAGCAGAGGTTGCAAAAACCGTAGGGGCATATGTACTTCACGACTCTGCACATGTTTTTGGACTAATCGTAGGCGGGGCTTTCCCCAATCCGTTGAGAGAAGGCGCGCATTTAACTACGGCGTCTACTCATAAGACATTTCCAGGCCCCCAAGGCGGGGTAATAGCCACTGTTCTTGATGAAGAGAAAAACTCACAGATACAGAGAGCGGTCTTTCCCACCTTTACCTCTAACTACCACCTCCATCGCTATGCCGCAACATATGTAACACTTGTAGAAATGGAGGTTTTTGGAAGAGAATATGCTACAAGAATTGTGGAAAACGCCAGAGCTCTGGCCGAGGCTCTTGCAGCAGAGGGAGTGCCCCCAGTGGCCGAGAGACAGGGTTATACAAAAACGCATCAAGTTGCTGTAGATGTGTCTAAGTTCGGCGGAGGCGATAAAGTAGCAGCTCTGCTTGAGGAGGCAAACATCATAGTTAATAAAAACGCCTTACCTTGGGATAAAAGTGTGTTAAAACCCAGCGGCATTAGAATAGGCGTACAAGAGATGACAAGATTCGGCATGGGGAAAGACGAGATGAGAGAAATTGCGAGATTTATCGCGCGGGTATTACGCGGTGAAGACGTCAACAATATAAAACGTGATGTAGTTGAATTTAGAAAATCATATCTAGAAATTAAATATGGATTCAAAATAAGTAGAGATATTGTAGATAAAATTTTCCACTCGTTAAATCTATATACATAA
- a CDS encoding cyclic pyranopterin monophosphate synthase MoaC, which translates to MIVDISRKPDVFRYARASAEVVVDRCNTAVAAHAARFAHRYLPFLHPLPLSVSASCKNGRLYVEGSTEWQTGVEMDVLFGVLVGAVSSGVETIKNIVVEVKTKGDGYATVDITQLEELPLVRNGDVVASAYGEMELKSLDLVKKPVDKGHPIYAAQTAAALNVKRLCELMGGPCPSIQSFKIDIDVRDILTAVATVKSRDVPPGPEALFAVGVAFLTIWDMVKKWEKDERGQYPYTKIRVVSLR; encoded by the coding sequence GCGTCTGCCGAAGTTGTAGTAGATAGGTGTAATACGGCAGTTGCGGCACATGCTGCGAGATTTGCACATCGCTATCTTCCATTTCTACACCCTCTGCCTTTGTCTGTCTCGGCAAGTTGCAAAAATGGGAGATTATACGTCGAGGGTTCAACAGAGTGGCAGACGGGGGTCGAAATGGATGTGTTATTTGGCGTTTTAGTTGGTGCAGTGAGCTCTGGCGTAGAGACTATAAAAAACATCGTTGTAGAAGTTAAAACAAAAGGCGATGGCTATGCCACCGTAGATATAACTCAGTTGGAGGAGTTGCCGCTTGTGAGAAACGGAGATGTTGTAGCGTCGGCGTATGGAGAGATGGAGCTAAAGAGCCTTGACTTAGTAAAAAAGCCAGTGGATAAAGGACATCCGATATATGCGGCACAAACCGCAGCTGCACTCAATGTAAAAAGGCTTTGTGAACTTATGGGCGGCCCTTGTCCATCTATCCAGTCCTTCAAAATAGACATAGATGTGAGAGATATACTTACTGCTGTCGCGACTGTGAAGTCTAGGGATGTGCCCCCTGGCCCCGAGGCGCTGTTTGCAGTAGGCGTGGCGTTTCTCACCATATGGGACATGGTTAAGAAGTGGGAAAAAGACGAAAGAGGACAGTACCCATATACAAAGATAAGAGTGGTATCACTTCGGTAA